Part of the Nostoc sp. ATCC 53789 genome, CTTTTACAAGTAGCACCCAACTAACCTTAGCAACTTCATTTACAGGGCGAGATTTGCTGTTAACAGGGCTATCTGCTGGTAATTTAGGTTCTAATGCAGCGTTGCTATCTACCAATATGGGGCGGTTGGGTTTCGAGTCAAATACAGACAACAATCTAGTTGTTAGTGACTTATCTTATCGATTTGTCGTCTCGGATAACTTGGGAATTGTCGTAGGTACGGCGGGAGTCAACCCCATTAACACCTTTCGAGGTATTAGTCCTTTAGAAGGTTCTAGCGACGGTGCAATTTCTCTATTTGGTCAGCGTAACCCGATTTTAAGTATTGGCAACGGCACTGGCGGTATAGGCTTTGATTGGCAAATTAGCGATCGCATCAGTTTACAAGGCGTTTATAGTGCAGAAATAGCCAGTTTTCCAAGCAACATCAACCAGGGCGGACTATTCGGCGGTAGATTTACTGCTGGCACTCAGTTAAGTTTAGCACCCACCAATAATATCGATATCGGCGTACATTATCTTTATTCTCACTCCCCAGATGGCTTACTGGGAACTGGTATCGGCGATTCTCAACTGATTTCGCCTTTTGCAGATGCAACAGCTTTTGATACCCAAGCCATTGGCGCGACGGTCGCTTGGCGAATCAACCCTAACTTGCAATTGGGCGGTTGGGGTGGCTTTACTTCTTCCAAACCATTCAACCTTCCTGGAAGTGTAGAAACTACAAACTGGATGGTGTTCGCGGCCTTTCCCAATTTGCTGCGTCCTGGAAATTTAGGGGGCGTTCTCGTCGGACAACCGCCCAAAATTACTTCGAGTACTTTACCCGATGGCTTCAATTTTCCTAAGTTTTCTGATGGGGGAACAGCAGGTGGACGTAGTGACACATCAATTCACGTAGAACTTTTTTACCGCGCCCAGTTGAGCGACAATATCGCCCTGACTCCAGGCTTATTCGTTATTTTCAATCCCGATCACAATGCTGCTAACGATACTTTAGTCGTTGCAGCATTAAGGGCAACTTTCCGGTTTTAACTTTATACTGATGAAAATGTAATAAAGATCGCTATTTTCATACTGATCATTTCAGTATGAAATGCTTGTATCGCCCAATAGAAGGCACGAAAAGCTGCGCGTATTTTTTTATATGTGATTAAAGGAGCAAATTTTTCATGAAATTAGATTCATTAACTAAATTGGGTTGTGCAGTTGTTAGCAGCAGCAGTTTAGCCGCAGTCATCATTGCCTCATCTGGAACAAGTGCTTTTGCTCAAATCACAATTCAAAGCACTGGTACATTATCAGGTACTATCCAGCTTCCCAGCATTAATCCTAATTTCAATGGCAGTACGACTCGTGTTGATACAGATGACGCGGGGACTTACTCACGGAATTTAGGTACTAAGAACAATCCTAATTACGTTCCTGTATACAAGTCAGACTATGTGAAGGTACAAACACGCTCTGATGGTAGTTTGCATTACTTTGTTGACTTTAAAGGCATTCCGATTGTCTCCTTTAATGGCGTTCTGAATTCGCCGATTCTCTCTGGCGGTGAGTTAACACCCTATAAATACCAGGGAAGATTAGCAGGAACCACATTTCAAGGAGTAGTTCAGGATGAATTTAATCTCACAAAAGCCTTATACACTGGTACTGTCATCGATCCAAAAACCGGAAATCAATATCAGGGAACCTTTGAAGTGAGTGGATATGGAGTCCGATATAGCGATCGCAATGGTGGTGCAACCCCCACTGTCTTTGATTTCAAGTCCGATATCCCAGGTTCGCCAAAGGTGACATCTTTGGAAATGACTAACTCCCCCCTAGCGAGAATAACAATCAAAGTACCTGCAAATGCAACCCTCATAACTCCTACACCCGTTGGTGGTAATACGCCTACTCCAGCACCCGTAGTTAGTGGTGATAGTACACCTACTCCCCCGCCAGTAATTAGCGGTGGTAGTACATCTACTCTGCCAACGATAGTTGATGGTGGAAGTGAATTCACTGTTACACCAATAGTTGATAGTGGAAGTGAATTCACTGTTACACCAATAGTTGATGGTGGAAATGAATTCACTGTTACACCAGTAGTTGATAATGGAAGTGCGATCGCTTCCCCGACAGCTACAAGGAGTAATTCTCCATCCCTTTCTACTACACCTAATATGGAATTCAGTAACGGTAATTCCTTAGAGGGTAATCAAGTAATGGTTAACCCTGCAACCCTTGTTCAAGCTGCTTGTTCACAGGATTCTACCAATAGCTGCACAATACCCGCTTCACCCAAACAAGCGATCGGCCCCCGTAGTCGAGTACTAGTACGTTAGTGATTTGAGAGCTTCTTTTGTCCCCTTTTTTTTAGCTACGGTGTACACATCTCTCTACAAAACCAAAATGTTGTAGCTCCTCCTAAATCCTCCGATAAATTGGAGGAATTTGAGAGGTTTTTGCCCCCTTTTTTAAGGCAGGGCTGATTCATTCCACAAGGGCAAGGAGTTTGTCAATATCATGAGATAGAAATCTGTGAGCAATTGTTATAGAAGCATAACTATTGCGGCGAATGATGTTGAGTGCGATTGCTCTGGTAATGGAAAGATTTGCCGGAGCATTACCCATACGGATTGTGGAACTATCTTCTTTGAAAACAACATCTTTCACCCAGTGGAGGCGATTTTCGATACCCCAATGACCGCGAATACCGATAGCAAATTCTTTAGCTGTACCGAGCAGACTGCTAATATAACAGACAATTTCGTGATATTTTTTGCCTTTTCTTGTTCCAACTCTTTCCACTCTAATTAAAGAGTTTATCCCTATCCATTTTGGATCAATTCCCTTGATCTCATGGAATACTTCTACAGTACGTGTTGTCAATCTATCTCTAATTTTCTCTGTCTCAACTATACGACTTGTTGGTTTTCTCAGAGCAGCAATGCGTTGAATATGGCTATGTAGTTTTGGCTGATTATTTTTAACTGCAATGACGTAATCGTTACAACTTTTTATAATCATCTCACAAGTTTTTTTTGGCAATGTAAGGAATCAAAGCTGAAAACCACACCTTGTAGATCCATTGCTGTAATTAAATCTTGTACAACCTGGATTTCGCTTTTATCATGGTTTTCAAATTTTTTCATCCCGACGACCAGCCCTCTTTTACAAGCAAATACTGATACTATGCTGACAAAATTTTGCTGAGATGAATTGTAGTCTTTCACCGTCCCCTTAATACTTTTCCCATCCATAGCACACCATTCTAATTCTTCTATTTCAACATAACTTTTAGCCCAATCATTGAATTTTTCCGCCAGCTTATCAAACTCTACTCCCATCACTACACGTCGGATAGTTGAATAAGATGGAACTCCATGTTTTTGGATACCAAATTTCTTTATTAATACCCGACTATGCCTATTCACAAAATCTCCCCACCCACGATATCCCACATATCCATTCATAGTGCCCATTATTACAAACAATAAAACCAACCAAAGTGGATGTCTTCGACCATCTTTTGTCCTAAAGTCTTCCACTTGCTTTAACTGTTCGATTAGATTCGCACCCATAATTTTTATCCCCTAAACACTTGCTATTTTACAGGTTTTAGGGGATGAATCAGCCCTGCTTTTTTAAGGGGGGTTGGGGGGATCAAAAGCTTGTGGGGCAACTTTTAAAGACTTGTGTGTACACCGTAGCCTTTTTTTAGGGTGGTTTTATACAAGTAGAGAAAAACTAAAACGGTGTTTCAAAGCCTCTCCCCGAAGCGGAGAGAGGTTTGGAGAGGGGGAAAAGCCGTGCCACAAAATGAAAAATCTAGACTTATGTATTTTTCTTTCTTCGTATGAAACCACCTCTTTTTTTAAGCGGATCAAAAGTCTGTGAAACGACTCTAGAAGACTTGTATGTACAGCATAGCCCAGAGTTTAGGGATGTAGTCTCGGCAAAAGTTTTAAGGTGCTTCTGGAACTCTAGCAAGACAAAATGGAATAAATACTATACCCAGGACAGGGGCAACATTGCAATTAAAAAAGTCCACTAGAAGTTATTCGTGGCGTTTTAGTTGCTCAGGCTTTGTCTCAGTGGTAGATTTTACCCTGATGATTTTCTGGCTATACTAGTGATTTAAGCTGATTGATTGATAAATTTCATCCCCCAGTATGAAACACATAAAAACTAGAAATTTCAGACATAGTATTAAGTGTGCATTTCCTTTTAAGCGACACAAAAGCCTTGTCTGGTCTTAGAGTAAATAAATTTCCTTGGGGGTAAAAAATTTCATCAGTCAATCACTGAGGTTATTAACACTAACATTACAGAGTCAATCTAAAACAATCAAACATCTTCTGAGTTAGCACCTATGAAAGAAGAATTGATAGCCAGAATTATACAAGTATTGCAAATTAATATGAGTTGGATGACTTGGAATTTATTTCTGGCTTTTATACCTTTGGCTTTGAGTGTGTGGCTATTTCGCATGAGGCGCGGTGGCACTTGGCTTTGGTGGCTAGGATTCTTAGTTTTCTATGCTTTCTTACCAAATGCACCGTATTTGTTGACCGATGTAATCCACTTGATAGATGATATCCGCACAATCCAATCTGTGTGGATGATTACTTTAATACTCATACCTCTGTATTTACTAGTAATTCTCGGTGGATTTGAAGCTTACGTAATATCGTTAATTAATTGGGGTTACTACCTACATCGCATCGGTAAGAGTCAATGGATTTGGCGCGTTGAGTTAATTACACATTTTCTCTGCGCTGTTGGTGTTTATTGGGGGCGATTTTTACGTTTCAACAGTTGGGATTTTATTACTCAACCCGATGCCTTACTTACTAAAGGGGTAGAAGAAATTTTGGGAAAACAACCCTTGGTAATTATTGCTATCACCTTTGTGGTACTTGCAGGTTTGTACTGGATTATGAAACGAGTAACTTTAGGTCTTAGCAAGCCAGGTAGTAGAATCGGTATCAAGTCAGAAAGCACTAACTCTAACACGCCAAACATTTGATGTTCCTAGCAATTTCAGATTTTAAATTTGGGGTTTTCATTAGTAATTCCATTGATGAATATTGCCTATCAAAAGAAAGATGCAATTAAACCCTCCTTAAGGTGAAATAAACTCAGAAGCAAACGGTCGAACTTTGACCACCACCATCTGAGAATAGCGTCCTATCAGATCGTTGAATATCGATGGTCTGATCTGATGTTTTTGATCCGTTTATAGGAGGGGTATCTTATGGAGTTAATTTCTAGAGAAGAAATAAAGACATTAATAGAACAGCCAAAAGGGAATTGTGTTTCAATTTATATGCCAACGCACCCAGCCGGGCCAGAAGTGCGACAAAACCCAATTCGCTTTAAAAATTTGGTCAAGGAAGCGGAGGCTCGTTTAGTTGATGCGGGTTTGGAAGAAAAAGATGCGATCGCATTATTGGAAAAATCCCATGAAATTGATACCCAAGAATTTTGGGAGCAAAAGGGAGAACCAGGGTTAGCGATTTTTATTTCTGAAAATATTTTTCGCTATTATCCCCTGCCAATTGATTTTCAAGAGTTGGTCGTGGTTACAGACCGATTTCACATCAAACCACTGCTGCCAATTTTAAATGGCAATGGTCGCTTTTATATGCTGGCGTTGAGCCAAAAAGATGTCAGATTCTTTGAAGGAACACGCTACAGCGTCAAAGAGGTGGAAGTAGAAAATCTCCCTAAAAGTCGAGATGAAGCTCTGCAAATAGACGAGACTGCCCAAGAAGGTGAGTTCCACCTCGCACCATCAAAAGGAGGAACCACTAATCCTTTTTCACAGTCAGGCACATTTCACGGTCAGGGAAGTCCTGACAGAGATAAACAACAAGAATACATACTACAATTCTTTCAGATTATCGATCGCGCATTACATGAGAAAGTGAAATTGCAAAAAGCGCCTTTGGTACTGGCTGGGGTTGAGTATCTCTTGCCTTTATATAGACAGGCAAATACTTACCAGCATTTGATGGATGAAGCTATTACTGGTAATCCAGAAATTCTCAGTGCCCAAGAGTTGCATAATGAAGCTTGGCCGATTGTCGAGGCTGATTTCCAGAAGTCTCAAGAAGAGTTTTTAGAGCAATTTCACGAATTGTTTGGTGGTGATACTGGTAAAGCATCTAACAACCTGAAAGAAATTGTCTCAGCAGCTTATTACCAACGAGTGGATTCATTATTAGTTGCAGTTGGTCAACAACAGTGGGGTTTATTCGATCCAACCTCAGAAACGGTTTATTTGCACCCAGAAAAAGAAAGTGGTGATGAAGATTTGTTGGATTTTGTCGCTGCTCATACCTTATTAAATGGTGGCAGGGTTTACGCTGTCCCCTTTGAACAGATTCCATATAGCACACCTGTTGTAGCAATTTATCGATATTGAACAAACATTTTGACGGTGTTGTATAAAGGTGAATGTGCTATATACAACACCAACGATCATGACAATTCGCTCCTCGATCACGCAATCTCTAATCGGTTTAGCTCTTTTCAGTACAACGGCTGTATTTACCCAGGCTGCAACAGCAGAAACAATAATTGGGCAATCGGGCAATGTGCGGGCAGAAATATCTTATGAGAAGCCAGAGGAATATCAGTATAAAAATGTGCGCCTGAAAATTATCCGAGCGGGTAAAACTATTTTGGATCAAAAGCTGCCATAAGAAAATGAATATGACAGACCTGTGGGGAATATATCTGGGCAAGAAAATAACTTACCAGTGCAAGACTTGGACGGTAACAAAGAACCAGAAATAATTGCCGATTTCTTTACAGGTGGAGCGCACTGTTGTACTTATTCATTGATTTACCGCTACGACAACAAATCTCAAAAGTATCTTAAGATTCGTCATGAATGGGGCAATGGTGGTTATCAACTTAAAGATTTAGACAAAGATGGACTGCCAGAGTTTGATAGTCGAGATGATCGCTTTGCCTATGCTTTTACAGCTTATGCTGCTTCTGCCTACCCCCTGCAAATTTGGCATTATCGTCAAGGGAAAATGGTTGATGTGACTCGTCGTTATCCCAAATTAATCTCCAATCATGCCTCAGAGCTATGGCAAACTTATACCCAGGCACGGCAAGAAGGTGATGATGGTAAGGGCTTTTTAGCAGCTTATTTGGCGGATAAATATTTGCTGAATCAAGGACAGGATGGTTGGCAACGGGTACAACAAGCTTATAAAAAAAGCGACCGTACTAAATTCTTCGCCGATTTACGTAAGTTTTTGCGCGAAACAGGTTACATCAAATAAATTAGCAGTGAGCAATTAATTTATAACTTCTAACTACTGAAGCTTTCGTCGTGCTGCTGCTAAAATTAGGCGTTGTTCAGCACGAGCGATCGCCTGATATGTTCGCTCCACTGCTTCCGGTTCAACAGAAATGGAAGTTATACCCCATTCCACTAATTTATCGATGATTTCTGGATAAAGGGCTGGTGCTTGACCGCAGATTGAACAAGGTATACCGGCACTTTTAGCCATTTGGATCAGTTGAGCGATCGCACCCATAACTGCGGGATGACGTTCATTAAATACTTTTGCTAGCTGTCCTTGTTCTCGATCCACTCCGAGCAATAATTGGGTTAGGTCGTTTGTACCAATGGAAATTCCGGCTGCGCCTGCTTTCACATATTCCGGCAGCAAAAATAGTACGCTTGGCACTTCCGCCATCATCCACAATTGAAACTGCGACACCTCGGTTAAAAGAGCTTGCTCAACTTTGCGACGGCAAAAGACAAATTCTTCTACAGTCCGCACAAAAGGTAATAGTAGGTTGACATTGCTGTAACCAGCCTGCTGTACCCTTGCCAAAGCTTGCAGTTCTAACTCAAACACTACGGGATTTCGTAAATAGCTGAAAGTGCCGCGTTCACCCAACATCGACTGGGGTGAAGATTCTAAATTATCACTCAATGATGGTAAATCCTGCGATCGCCAATCTAAGGAACGATAAAAAACTGGTCTTGGTGCAAAAGCACGAGCAAATTGCATAATCTGCTCAGACCATAACTCTAATAATTCTGCCTGACGACCGCCTAAAATCCAACTATTGGGATGTTGTCCGTCCAATATATTTAATACCATCAATTCTGAGCGCAATAATCCCACGCCATCCACAGGGAAGCTTTGCACTTGTTCTATTAAACTGGACTGACTCAAGTTAACCAGTAGTTGGGTAGCAATCATGGGTAGATGAGAAGTGAAAGTAGGATAGGGCGCTTTTGGGTTGGGGTGATGTAGGGAAAGAAGTTTTTCTTCTCTCTCTTTCTCTATCTCCTCCTTTGAGTCTCCTTTGATGCGATAAACTTCTCCTCTGTCGCCATCAAGCAGTAGTCGTTCGCCCGTTTGGATTAAGGTTGTGGCAGATGTTGCGTTTACTACTGCTGTGATCCTTAATTCTCTAGCAAGAATTGCGGCATGGCTGGTTAATCCACCTTGTTCTGTGATAATACCAGCAACTTGGTGTAGTAATGGTAGCCAATCAGGAGTAATTGTTGGTACTACTAAAATCACACCCTTGGGTAGTTGTTCGGGTTTCTGTTGTGAATGAGGAATTACTAAGGCATTGGCCACAACACGTCCCCCTGCTGCTCCTAGTCCCCTAATGAATTGTCCGTGGGGAATTACAGATTGGGGAGAACTAGCTTGTGTGATGTAGAGCTTGTTAGATGTGGTTTGTTGAGCAATAGTCCATTTAATGGTAAAAGTTTTACCTAGTTCACTTACTAGTTGAGTTCCTAGAGCAATTATTTGTTGTAAATATTCTTCTTGTAAAGCGTACTGTTCTTGTTGGGCTTCTGGAAGTACGTAGGTACTTAGAGAAAGATGATCTGGTGTTAGCACTGAGTTAGGTATGGGTTGCGAAAAAGCTTCAGGCGCTGCATCATTCACGCCATAAGCCAGCATTTTATTGCCCAAATGTTGCTCAAGCACAACTCCAGTTGCCTGTTGAATGTAGTAGATATCTGGCTGGACTTCACCAAGAGCGATCGCAACTCCTAATCCCCAAGTAGCTTCAATTTCCCACCCAGAGGAGTTGGCTTTGAGCAAACCACTGGCGATCGCATTCTCAACAGGTTGCACCAAGACTGCTAGATTTATTTGTTGCAGATTAATTCCTGCTCGTTGCCAATATAGGAGACTTCTGGCACGAAATATCTGACTCCAAGTGCGCTTTAATGCCCAAGCGATCGCTTCAGGTTCGCACTGGCAAAACACCGACTCCAGCAAACCAGATATATTCTTTATACCTGGAGTAGCATTTGATATTGATAAGGTAGGTCGAAGAATCAGACAGCTAGTTTGCCATTCCTTAGCTGCTTGGAAAATTGTACTCACCCACTGCTGCGGCACAGTCGCAGTGAGAATTTCTTGGCGCAAGCGACCAGCTACCTGCTGAAGTTGCCGCCAATTAGCAACATCTAGATGTAACGAAGAATGGGGTAAGTCAGCTACTAATGACTCTGAACTATTGAGATTTTCAAGAAATTGCCGCAAAATTTCTGCCGAAACGACAAAACCAGGCACCACCGGATAGCCACGCTGCATGATTCTGCTCAAGTAAAATGCTTTGTCACCTACTTTGGCGCGGTCTTGTAATTTAATTTGGTCTAGCCAGTAGAGTTTGTCCACTCAATTTGTTAGTTGTCTATTTGTAGCCAGAGTTGTAGATGTCAGTATCACATTTAATTATTTAGTGTATGGGTTAAATCTAGCAATTTAAGGTAAAATTTTATAGTTAATTCATTTAAAATAGTTGAGATAACTATTTAATCAAGCTAAAATTCATGTCGTTTACCCAGATTGCGATCGCTGTCATAATTTAATAACGGAAACTTTGTTTGGTTTTGATAACAAAATATCTTAATTGGAAAATAATCTTAAGAATGGAAGATGTTAATTTACATCTAAAAAAGTATCACTGAATTGAAATAATCTAAACGTAGTACTTGTATTTGATTTTTTACAAAACCCTTATTGCCTATTAGAGGATGTTTGAAAAGTGGTTGGCTGTGATTTTAGGTACTTATTGATCCCCCCTAACCCCCCTTAAAAAGGGTGGAACCGGAATCAAAGTCCCCCTTTTTAAGGGGGATTTAGGGGGATCTAAAACTTTTCACTACCGAGAAGAGGACTTTTCAAACATCCTCTTAAGCCAAGATTAAGTTCAAAAAACAAAGCAGATGACTAGATGATATAAACTTTCAATTACACCCGTTGAATTAAACTCCACCAATATAAAGAGTAAAATATTTTTGCACTATTTGGTAAAAATATTAATAATTAACCTAGTACAACACGGCGGAAATTTGCCAACCTTTAACAAAGGTATTTTTTCCCAAGTCTTGTTAATTGAGATGGTAACTGGATTTCCCCTTGCTGTACTATGTAAATAAGTTGGCGCAATAGAATCAAACTATGTAAAGAAAAATGAACTAGGCTAAAACCCTTATACCTATTGACTGTAGCAAGATTGCCTATTGCCTGATCCCAACGACAATTATTTACGCCCACTTAGCTTATATAAAATTATTTACACCAGACTAAACATTGCCAAACACTTACTACATTGCAACTAATGATTGGCTAAATATCAGCTTCAGATTATGCTTTGCATTATTTATAGGAGCGATTATCGGCTTAGAACGCCAAATTAGCCGCAAACCAGCCGGTTTAAGAACTCACATGCTGGTGAGTCTAGGTTCAGCTGTGTTTACCTTGATAATTATGCAAACAGAAGGGCTGCAAAATAGTCCTGATGCACTTAGCCGCGTCATTCAAGGAATTGCAGCCGGTGTAGGATTTCTCGGT contains:
- a CDS encoding iron uptake porin codes for the protein MSDISLLMAGVLATGPISALNLPEQPVITPDNLVQQSTQENLSQVVSPAEITPPEFVQPDITTSSAIKHKYENILKKSREKIQFINSPDLPKLKNTQAVTEVAQNQENTEEFSLSPQPPDSDNQMSQVTSVSQLKDVQPSDWAFDALQSLVERYGCIAGYHDGNYLGNRTISRYEFAAGLNACLERINEAMPASGYAYANNKINTVNSEDLILLQRLQSEFKAELQQLQQRVEAVENRTTELQANQFSTTTRLFGQAVFSVQGTNSPDVDLFPRDGVPERQGKTNLTFTSSTQLTLATSFTGRDLLLTGLSAGNLGSNAALLSTNMGRLGFESNTDNNLVVSDLSYRFVVSDNLGIVVGTAGVNPINTFRGISPLEGSSDGAISLFGQRNPILSIGNGTGGIGFDWQISDRISLQGVYSAEIASFPSNINQGGLFGGRFTAGTQLSLAPTNNIDIGVHYLYSHSPDGLLGTGIGDSQLISPFADATAFDTQAIGATVAWRINPNLQLGGWGGFTSSKPFNLPGSVETTNWMVFAAFPNLLRPGNLGGVLVGQPPKITSSTLPDGFNFPKFSDGGTAGGRSDTSIHVELFYRAQLSDNIALTPGLFVIFNPDHNAANDTLVVAALRATFRF
- a CDS encoding ISAs1 family transposase, giving the protein MIIKSCNDYVIAVKNNQPKLHSHIQRIAALRKPTSRIVETEKIRDRLTTRTVEVFHEIKGIDPKWIGINSLIRVERVGTRKGKKYHEIVCYISSLLGTAKEFAIGIRGHWGIENRLHWVKDVVFKEDSSTIRMGNAPANLSITRAIALNIIRRNSYASITIAHRFLSHDIDKLLALVE
- a CDS encoding ISAs1 family transposase; translated protein: MGANLIEQLKQVEDFRTKDGRRHPLWLVLLFVIMGTMNGYVGYRGWGDFVNRHSRVLIKKFGIQKHGVPSYSTIRRVVMGVEFDKLAEKFNDWAKSYVEIEELEWCAMDGKSIKGTVKDYNSSQQNFVSIVSVFACKRGLVVGMKKFENHDKSEIQVVQDLITAMDLQGVVFSFDSLHCQKKLVR
- a CDS encoding DUF1361 domain-containing protein produces the protein MKEELIARIIQVLQINMSWMTWNLFLAFIPLALSVWLFRMRRGGTWLWWLGFLVFYAFLPNAPYLLTDVIHLIDDIRTIQSVWMITLILIPLYLLVILGGFEAYVISLINWGYYLHRIGKSQWIWRVELITHFLCAVGVYWGRFLRFNSWDFITQPDALLTKGVEEILGKQPLVIIAITFVVLAGLYWIMKRVTLGLSKPGSRIGIKSESTNSNTPNI
- a CDS encoding putative PEP-binding protein; protein product: MDKLYWLDQIKLQDRAKVGDKAFYLSRIMQRGYPVVPGFVVSAEILRQFLENLNSSESLVADLPHSSLHLDVANWRQLQQVAGRLRQEILTATVPQQWVSTIFQAAKEWQTSCLILRPTLSISNATPGIKNISGLLESVFCQCEPEAIAWALKRTWSQIFRARSLLYWQRAGINLQQINLAVLVQPVENAIASGLLKANSSGWEIEATWGLGVAIALGEVQPDIYYIQQATGVVLEQHLGNKMLAYGVNDAAPEAFSQPIPNSVLTPDHLSLSTYVLPEAQQEQYALQEEYLQQIIALGTQLVSELGKTFTIKWTIAQQTTSNKLYITQASSPQSVIPHGQFIRGLGAAGGRVVANALVIPHSQQKPEQLPKGVILVVPTITPDWLPLLHQVAGIITEQGGLTSHAAILARELRITAVVNATSATTLIQTGERLLLDGDRGEVYRIKGDSKEEIEKEREEKLLSLHHPNPKAPYPTFTSHLPMIATQLLVNLSQSSLIEQVQSFPVDGVGLLRSELMVLNILDGQHPNSWILGGRQAELLELWSEQIMQFARAFAPRPVFYRSLDWRSQDLPSLSDNLESSPQSMLGERGTFSYLRNPVVFELELQALARVQQAGYSNVNLLLPFVRTVEEFVFCRRKVEQALLTEVSQFQLWMMAEVPSVLFLLPEYVKAGAAGISIGTNDLTQLLLGVDREQGQLAKVFNERHPAVMGAIAQLIQMAKSAGIPCSICGQAPALYPEIIDKLVEWGITSISVEPEAVERTYQAIARAEQRLILAAARRKLQ
- a CDS encoding MgtC/SapB family protein; this encodes MPNTYYIATNDWLNISFRLCFALFIGAIIGLERQISRKPAGLRTHMLVSLGSAVFTLIIMQTEGLQNSPDALSRVIQGIAAGVGFLGAGEIVRQSSQESQQLEIHGLTSAAAIWVSAALGIAAGCGLWQLGLIGTLLTFLILNVFKRLEKHQ